The Anopheles gambiae chromosome 2, idAnoGambNW_F1_1, whole genome shotgun sequence genomic sequence gagttgacgactgtgcaATGGAACCGCTCCATCAAGATTAATACATACCATATTTTTCTGATTACACTGTCCTTTTATTAACATTTCTTAAGAAACACTGAGCTTGTTCGTTGCATTCGCGAAGTACGTGAGGAATTCATAGAAGTACCAATAATTGATtaatagaaaaatataaaactgaAGAAAATCAGAATCAGTTACAGAACAACACTGAAAACGCAAATCATGGCGCATGTTaaatgaaattgtttgatattttctttcaaatatCTCGATCAAATTTTAACGAAGAAAGTTGTGAGAGAAAGACCGAATCTGTAAATAAATTCACATAGAAAAATGGTTAACCAacttcatacaaaaccacatcGGAAAGAAGAGCTACACACTTACCGAAGAAGTAAACCGTTACATTAGCATCAAAAGCAAACATTCAGCTTAATTGTTGGGCCAAAATTGAGCACAATTAAAAGGCGGCGGCGAATTCAACGGGTTTATATCGTACGCCAACGCTATTGTACCATGATCTGTGAAATAAAGAATTTTGTACATATTACTGGCTAATAGACCAATTCAACCCTGTACGAACCTTACTGCTTGCTTCCCCTACGTTTGGCACACAGTTATAAATGCACCCATGTATGTACGGTGCATGTCCAGCAATCGGAAGGTATGGGCAAATGAtctgcggttgctgctgctgctgttggtgttgctgctgctgttggtgttcctgctgttgttggtgctgcAGCTGTTGGTGCTCTtgttggagctgctgctgttgctggagctgctgctgttgctggggctgctgctgttgctggagctgctgctgttgctggagctgctgctgttgctgaagctgctgctgttgctggagctgctgctgttgtatttgATGCTGCAACACCTGCTGAGTTATCTGAGTTTGTTGCATATGGTACAGCATTGAACATTCGTTGGAAGTTTTAATCACCGTGGAGGAGTTCGGCACAAATGCCagttgctgttgatgctgttcaGAAACAAGCTGTTGATTGTTATTTGGCATAATGGcgggcagctgctgctgtattTGATTCAGTCCAGGTAATGCACGAAATGTCTAAAACACACGAATATTAGTATGTGTTGTGCTATTCAGCATTCAAAGCTTCATCCCAATCCCCCACGTACCATTGGAGCAATAGGGTAGAACGGGAAAATTGTACAACATCCAACACCTCCTGCAGAACACTGCCCGTTCTTGTCACCAAATGGAAATTGGTTTTGATCGGAGGCAACCACACCAACCGCGTTCGTGTCGCCGAACTGAACTGACGGCGGAAGATACCCGCACTGCTCCACCGGATAGGGCACAAGTGCCAGATGAGGATCGGCTACTTCGTTTGTGTTCAATTGCTGTGCAGGGGGCTCGTCTTCCGCTATGGCATCGATCACTTCATTTATCTCGGACGGCTCTATAAATGGATTTTTAACGAATTCTATACGCTTGCCACGACGATTGCCTATGAAAAATGGACGTAAAATGATTCGAGTTTTCCGTGTATTTAAACAAAGCTAATCATACGCATACACAACTCTTACCTTCATGCATATATCTATCTTCGTAAGATTGTCTCGTTTGATCGATTTGGTTCTCGTTAtgtgctttgtgtgttatcTGCAAAGATAtagaaacaacattttataCTGTAAATCTACTTCCATGTACTTTCGGTATACAGAGGGGCTCGGTAAATAATAAACACATTAAATACAATAAGTTGGTCATTCATCAGCAACGGGTTAGTATGATAACCAGATTACCATATGGCAATTGGCTAAGCTCGGAGGCCATAACCACACGTGGAAATAGGGCGTTGGTCTAATGATGTTGAGCACACAATTGTTGTTTGCAAGTTGTATGGATTTTACAGTCAGCGCCACGTGGTTGCTCGTCAAATTCAAAATATGTACACAGTTTACTTCTTGTCGTGTTTCCCCTGCAGCAAAAGAACATCGACTCAAGCTGCCGTAGTTGTTTTTGTAATTCAGGACCATGCTACACTTCAGGATTAACCGAGAAGCTACAACTGAACCACCGTAACAACTGTACGTGTAGAACACAGCATTAATCTTCGTGCATTGGGCATTTAACATTCGAATATACACAATTCTAATGCATTTGCTATTTTGCTTTATCTTCAATATCTAATGGAACCATGACTACATTGCATTCGAAGCAGATTCGTTTCACCGTAATCCTGAACAGAAATCAAATCTCAAACCTCACTCGATGGATTGCAAAGGCAATAATACCGGAGTGGATCACACTTGTTATTCCCATAGAGTATATTCCTATTAAATAATGGGCAATACTGGTGACAGAACACAGGTGATGCTCTGGAAAGCATTCGTTCGCCTATGTATATCCCGATGGGACAATGATTGATGAAGAAAGCGAATGTTTTGGAACAATCTTTGGTTTGAGATCCAAGTTCAGCAAAACTGAGTGTAGAAATCATTTACCTACCTTTCAAAAAGCTGAGTATAGGTTTAACTTTCAAGACAAgagaaaaaagtgcaagagaAGTCGATGACTTGACTTCATGAGTTGACTCCCCAACAAGCCAGCGTGTGGAAAACAGACTTAAAATACACATTTCGTTCAACATCCCGTTCTGTACCGTAAAACACTCACCTGCAAAAGATGTGCTTTCCATTTCTCCGCCCGGATCTCGTGCCACACGTCAAACTCCACGTTCCGGTAGATGTTACGATCGAGTGCTTTGGCCACCTTGTACGGGAACGGCGTAATGCCTAGGTTCAGCAACTGACGCACGCAGGACAAGTTTTGGTCCTCCAGCAACGGATTCGGCTTCCTTACACCCTGGCGCACGTTCAGCCCAACGTACACACGGTAGCCCTCGGCCGAACCATGGATGGCGAAGAACTGCTGAATCGCATCAAAGTTTGTTATGTTATGGAAATGACACAGTTGCGAATTCTTCAGCACGCATTCCGTTTCGCTAGCCGCGCTCAGCTTCATTTGTCGGCCATCTTCTGTTGTGACGACTTTGCTACCCTGCTCGTCTTCGTCGTACGTGATCCTGTGATCTTCAGGATCGTGCAGCATCCGCTCAACCGCATACTGCACGTCAGGCATTAGCAACACCTTCGTGTACAGTATGTCATACACTATCGCTAGAGGAACGAGATTTAAAAGAGGATTAGATTACTATAGGACTATGAGCATAAAATTGCCCTTCTTACCCTGGCATTCGGCCATATTAGTAATGTGGTCCATGGTATAAATCGAATCGAAATGATTATTACGCCCGATAAACACTCTCCAAAGATTATCGTACGAATCATTCTGCAGGAACCATTTTCCATCGGCAAACGGTTCGAACAAGCGAACATTGGCTCTGTGCAATCAAAACATTAGTTTATGCGATGTAGTTCACAGCACAGCTATTTCACGGGAATGAAGGAAAGCTACTACTTACTTGTGCAGATGCGCCAAGGCTTTCAGTTCCACCAGGGTACCGTGCGTTTTCAGCCGACTCATATTTTCCAAATACCCTTCAAAGTCCCACTTGATATCCTACggtgaaaacaaaacgacaacaCAAGGTATCAGACTATCAGATCAGACTGTGCATTCACTTTTTAGACGGAATGTGAGGTTAGGGAAAGCGCGTCATCCGCGCCAAAGCTGTACGCACCTTTTTAAATTGCGCTCTATTGGCGTGCATGTAGTTTACACATTGCTTGCGGACTTCCTCGTGGTGTAACTGGATGCTGTACTGCTGTTCGGAGACGACGCGGAACAGCGAGGACGAATCTAATGCTGTGTGTTTGCGGTAGTATCCTTGGTTTTCCAAAAACTTGTCGCAAATATCCGGGGCTTCTCGACACCCGAAACCAAACCCACGATTCTCACTCATGATGCTAACTTGTGATTCCGTTAAACTGACCACTCCACAGCGAAAAATGCGTAATCCGATCAGAAGAGTTTCCCACTTTTAGGTACGATTCTATCACGCTACGCAGAAGTGACGCCACAATTCACGCTGGAACGCGTTCTGTTTTGCAACTGCGAAGAATGGCAACACTTCAGCTGAAAAGAGATACACAACAGAGGTGATGGTCTCAGCTTTTTTACGCACAATTTTGCTGCATGGCACCGCTTCAACTGGTCCCAAAAAACTAGCtgacccaagtgacatttttgAGCACtacttttcttgttttcgAGCTGATTCTCCTTGTGAAAGTTATAATCAATTTTAATTCGATATCTGCTCGACTAGTACTAGAAATAAcagaaattgtggatttgtttgCGATTCAAAAAAACATGTATGCCGAAATGTGGCTTTCTTGGAAGACTGGCGTCGGGTTCCCAAGCGCCGCGGATTAAGTTTAAACgattggaaaatcaaatatccatagaTAAAAAAACGGAAATTTCATAGCTTCACTGGATTGCTCTATAGATGGCTTTTTTATAACTCATCATAATATAGCTGTtcaaaatctatatgaatggttgtgtggtcagatacgtgggcaTTAACACCAACGagcattactcaaatctcacgtGCCTCAGTGCTGGTTGTTTGCATTGGTTTACAAACCTTACAACAGTACATAGGGTATTGTTAGTTAAAAGAATGCAGCCAGCTGCTCGCGTGCTCTCTTTGCAGTAAGCCGCTCTTACTGCAGTTAACGAGCCGTGAGCGCCTGAGAGCGATCGGTCGGGATGGATCGTTCGGCTGCTGCGCGAAGAGCACAAACACTTCGCATCGGGGCAGCGCGGCGTATACGTGTTGGAAATAAAGCATCCGTTTaagtttaaaataatacaactTTATTTATGTTCGTGTGTGTACTGTCCACCTTTCGCAATATCACCTACGGACGTAAAAGGTATGACGAGAAAGCTCTCAAAGCGAAAAAAGCTTCACTGTATGTCTATCTCAAAAACAGATGGCGACatcagcttttttttatttttagaatgcatgagtcgttttccgtctgctaaacgaagtctttttagATTCCATTTAGGTTAAGAggttgagtcgtttagaacccgtttagtggtcgtttagtagatttgtggcacttgggatgaAGTCATTGAACCAATGTAATGAGTCCAAAAATAGAGTTTTGAGTCAAGGGTCACACCCAGGCCGTGGATGAGATTTACACGAGATAATAAGAAGGTGTTAGGTAAATAGATGGCCCGTCCTCCCTTAGCAAGGaatgactatccggctgcgtggtaatgaattaagtctcgaaagcctgtatcggccggcatgtccgcgtaggacgttacgccaaatagaagaaaaagatatTTCAAAGTCAGTACGGGTAGTCCCCGAGACACACGGTACCTATCACAtacggattcggagatacgcagTTTTCTAAATTTCACTCTTTTTTGGGCACATTGTACAGCATTTATCCGCAGTActcgatactcgatatacgcaaATTCGCAGTACGTGAttcttctaaatttgacaactccatgtgttttttcaaatattttaattctttgaaatgttttatgccctttttgaatttccttaatgttcttaatgcattttgcattaaatttgtgcaaaagatatctgttttataataaaaaactttaatgcaaaactctgtggcgatatttttcattcctcgaaccggtagtgtaaactatttttccataagaatccgctatacgcgaaaactcgatatacgctattgcgctcggtcccgtacgatagcgtacatcggataatgactgtactGATTTGATATATTCATTGAAAAATCTCAAACAATTTCCCTTTTGACccaatgttaaaaactatttcaaaagtttACAACtattatattcagtcagacacatataaaataattgagTGCATAAAATCACCCTCTAATTGCAAAATTTTAgaaaaattagtgatattttggttGGAAATCATGAGATTCGGATATCACCGAAATTcaagatacgcggtattttgcggccatTTTCgatccccattaaccgtgtatctcggggacaaCAATATTCGATATAGATACGAAAGACGGATACCCGTTCAATGTCCTGTCTTGGACTGCTAACGAGAGAAGAAAGTGAGTGCCCAGTATACTCTCACACCACCAGGTGATAATCTGTAACCTGTGAGTGGTGAAAAATCTACCACACATTACGCACGATTTACACTCTTCGCTAATTATCACGATGCATAACATTAAAGCAtcttgattttgtttattggAATGATTCAAAGTTGTCCGGATTCGCCGGAAGCAGTTCAGGGTCGCCCGGGATCGGGTGGAAAAAATTGATTTCTCCGGACGAATTCATCTGTCAAATTTACTGTGTAAGATTTTATAGGAAACCCCTCAAACTACTTTTTCATTATCGTTAAACtattaaaatcatcaaaataatcaataataaaaataatatgaatAGCAAAACAGCACgtacgataaaatcgcatgcaatGGAGCACTGACACGAGCCTTAACAAGGTTCAATTTAAACTCCaaattttcacaaaataacGCCGTACAAAATGTGCCTTCCTCCTTCGTCATATACAAACgccaaataaatataaattgagCCCATGTGCCAAAAATCCATTAAACGAcctctaaacgactcaagctctcaacctaaacAGAATCTAAAAAGACTTCgattaatagatggcaaacgactcatgcattctaaaactaaaaaaaaaactggtgcCTCAAGAGCTGTTCTTGAGATAGACACACAGCGGAGCTTTCTCATCATAACCTATTTATTGTTGTATGGTTACGTAATAAATTTATGCATCGCTAGTACAAGAACGGATATACGATTGTTGGAATACTACACTCCAAtgtaaaccaccagcactgaggCACGTGAGATATGAGTAATGCTCGTTATTGTTAATGCCCACGTaactgaccacacgaccattcatatagatttttacTCGGAAT encodes the following:
- the LOC1275783 gene encoding uncharacterized protein LOC1275783 isoform X1; the protein is MSENRGFGFGCREAPDICDKFLENQGYYRKHTALDSSSLFRVVSEQQYSIQLHHEEVRKQCVNYMHANRAQFKKDIKWDFEGYLENMSRLKTHGTLVELKALAHLHKANVRLFEPFADGKWFLQNDSYDNLWRVFIGRNNHFDSIYTMDHITNMAECQAIVYDILYTKVLLMPDVQYAVERMLHDPEDHRITYDEDEQGSKVVTTEDGRQMKLSAASETECVLKNSQLCHFHNITNFDAIQQFFAIHGSAEGYRVYVGLNVRQGVRKPNPLLEDQNLSCVRQLLNLGITPFPYKVAKALDRNIYRNVEFDVWHEIRAEKWKAHLLQITHKAHNENQIDQTRQSYEDRYMHEGNRRGKRIEFVKNPFIEPSEINEVIDAIAEDEPPAQQLNTNEVADPHLALVPYPVEQCGYLPPSVQFGDTNAVGVVASDQNQFPFGDKNGQCSAGGVGCCTIFPFYPIAPMTFRALPGLNQIQQQLPAIMPNNNQQLVSEQHQQQLAFVPNSSTVIKTSNECSMLYHMQQTQITQQVLQHQIQQQQLQQQQQLQQQQQLQQQQQLQQQQQPQQQQQLQQQQQLQQEHQQLQHQQQQEHQQQQQHQQQQQQPQIICPYLPIAGHAPYIHGCIYNCVPNVGEASNHGTIALAYDINPLNSPPPFNCAQFWPNN
- the LOC1275783 gene encoding uncharacterized protein LOC1275783 isoform X3; protein product: MDHITNMAECQAIVYDILYTKVLLMPDVQYAVERMLHDPEDHRITYDEDEQGSKVVTTEDGRQMKLSAASETECVLKNSQLCHFHNITNFDAIQQFFAIHGSAEGYRVYVGLNVRQGVRKPNPLLEDQNLSCVRQLLNLGITPFPYKVAKALDRNIYRNVEFDVWHEIRAEKWKAHLLQITHKAHNENQIDQTRQSYEDRYMHEGNRRGKRIEFVKNPFIEPSEINEVIDAIAEDEPPAQQLNTNEVADPHLALVPYPVEQCGYLPPSVQFGDTNAVGVVASDQNQFPFGDKNGQCSAGGVGCCTIFPFYPIAPMTFRALPGLNQIQQQLPAIMPNNNQQLVSEQHQQQLAFVPNSSTVIKTSNECSMLYHMQQTQITQQVLQHQIQQQQLQQQQQLQQQQQLQQQQQLQQQQQPQQQQQLQQQQQLQQEHQQLQHQQQQEHQQQQQHQQQQQQPQIICPYLPIAGHAPYIHGCIYNCVPNVGEASNHGTIALAYDINPLNSPPPFNCAQFWPNN
- the LOC1275783 gene encoding uncharacterized protein LOC1275783 isoform X2 — encoded protein: MSENRGFGFGCREAPDICDKFLENQGYYRKHTALDSSSLFRVVSEQQYSIQLHHEEVRKQCVNYMHANRAQFKKDIKWDFEGYLENMSRLKTHGTLVELKALAHLHKANVRLFEPFADGKWFLQNDSYDNLWRVFIGRNNHFDSIYTMDHITNMAECQAIVYDILYTKVLLMPDVQYAVERMLHDPEDHRITYDEDEQGSKVVTTEDGRQMKLSAASETECVLKNSQLCHFHNITNFDAIQQFFAIHGSAEGYRVYVGLNVRQGVRKPNPLLEDQNLSCVRQLLNLGITPFPYKVAKALDRNIYRNVEFDVWHEIRAEKWKAHLLQITHKAHNENQIDQTRQSYEDRYMHEGNRRGKRIEFVKNPFIEPSEINEVIDAIAEDEPPAQQLNTNEVADPHLALVPYPVEQCGYLPPSVQFGDTNAVGVVASDQNQFPFGDKNGQCSAGGVGCCTIFPFYPIAPMTFRALPGLNQIQQQLPAIMPNNNQQLVSEQHQQQLAFVPNSSTHQIQQQQLQQQQQLQQQQQLQQQQQLQQQQQPQQQQQLQQQQQLQQEHQQLQHQQQQEHQQQQQHQQQQQQPQIICPYLPIAGHAPYIHGCIYNCVPNVGEASNHGTIALAYDINPLNSPPPFNCAQFWPNN